AGGAGATGAACAAGCACGCAATGTATTGATTGAGCGGAATTTGAGACTCGTAGCACATATTGTGAAAAAATTTGATAATACGGGCGAAGATATGGATGATCTCATCTCAATTGGAACGATTGGACTGATTAAAGCTATCAATACCTTCGATCCGGCGAAAAAAATTCGGTTAGCCACTTATGCTGCTCGCTGTATTGAGAATGAAATTCTCATGCATTTGCGTAGTACCAAACGTACTCGTTCGGAAGTCAGCTTGTATGATCCTATTGGAATTGATAAAGAAGGAAATGAGATTCCTTCTTTGGTTTATCTGTTATTTAACGATCTAATAATAATTTAGGCAGGCGGGGATAAAGTACTAAAGTAAAGTCATCATTTTT
This genomic window from Pelorhabdus rhamnosifermentans contains:
- a CDS encoding sigma-70 family RNA polymerase sigma factor, with the protein product MSFLLVLASTVVKSIALLVSYVTSNTFPMPLSEKDEKVYLIKLKEGDEQARNVLIERNLRLVAHIVKKFDNTGEDMDDLISIGTIGLIKAINTFDPAKKIRLATYAARCIENEILMHLRSTKRTRSEVSLYDPIGIDKEGNEIPSLVYLLFNDLIII